From a single Lolium rigidum isolate FL_2022 chromosome 7, APGP_CSIRO_Lrig_0.1, whole genome shotgun sequence genomic region:
- the LOC124675884 gene encoding MEIOTIC F-BOX protein MOF-like has protein sequence MSQEQTAKRGCPGGHAVAVALAGDRLSDLPDGLLHTIMSFLPAPQVVQTSVLSRRWRDLWRSTPCISIEQPDFRITAGSQRHEREEKWRKLENFTTNFLLFHNNVASLDKFRIDTDSTYANALHVRDMDRWLRRGIKYCPQVLEILVSRPPIPFPHMGASSCRLKRLHLHGLYLENQFAELLCSGCPVLEDLELRSCSPDFQEFKSRTLKRLVIDCCDNFTGDLVVITVPRVAYLRLGISPGRYSNGILIHESASLVKASIHLLCLGETFSLKHQRCLLGNLCNVPNLELSGFQTMAILVQESAEFPIFANLQTLSLEQCFLDKCDLNNKLDALGSFVQNAPCLEKLTLHCCMFEVEPEKEGSL, from the exons ATGTCGCAAGAGCAAACGGCCAAGCGAGGGTGCCCAGGCGgccacgccgtcgccgtcgccctcgccggcGACCGGCTAAGCGACCTGCCGGACGGCCTCCTCCACACCATCATGTCCTTTCTCCCGGCCCCGCAGGTCGTGCAGACGAGCGTGCTGTCGCGGCGGTGGAGGGACCTCTGGCGCTCTACACCCTGCATAAGCATCGAGCAGCCGGACTTCCGGATTACCGCTGGGAGCCAACGCCACGAGCGGGAGGAGAAATGGCGCAAGCTCGAGAACTTCACCACCAACTTCCTCTTGTTCCACAACAATGTTGCGTCCTTGGATAAGTTCCGGATAGATACTGACAGTACTTATGCTAATGCACTTCATGTTCGAGACATGGATAGATGGTTGCGACGTGGCATCAAATACTGCCCTCAAGTGCTCGAGATTCTTGTCTCGCGTCCTCCCATTCCTTTTCCTCATATGGGAGCAAGTTCTTGCCGCCTCAAAAGGCTGCATCTTCATGGTTTATATCTGGAAAACCAATTTGCAGAGCTACTCTGTTCCGGGTGCCCTGTCCTAGAAGATTTGGAGCTCAGGAGCTGTAGCCCAGATTTTCAAGAATTTAAGTCGCGTACATTGAAGAGGCTAGTAATAGACTGCTGCGACAATTTCACTGGAGATCTGGTGGTTATCACGGTACCTCGTGTTGCTTATCTCCGACTGGGTATTTCACCGGGGCGCTATTCAAATGGTATTTTGATACATGAGTCGGCTTCTCTCGTCAAAGCATCGATTCATTTACTTTGTCTTGGTGAAACATTCTCCTTAAAACACCAACGCTGTCTCCTCGGTAACCTATGCAATGTGCCGAATTTAGAGTTGTCGGGTTTCCAGACAATG GCGATACTCGTTCAGGAATCTGCTGAATTCCCAATATTTGCTAACCTGCAAACCTTGTCACTTGAACAATGTTTCCTTGATAAATGCGATCTCAATAACAAATTGGACGCTCTAGGGAGTTTTGTTCAGAATGCTCCTTGTTTGGAGAAGCTTACTCTGCACTGTTGCATG TTTGAAGTAGAACCGGAGAAAGAGGGGAGCTTGTGA
- the LOC124674802 gene encoding MEIOTIC F-BOX protein MOF-like isoform X2, protein MEAVTDRRLHAGGSTDDRLSALPDDLLHRILSFLPCQRTVQTTVLSKRWQKIEDLVTNFLIFHNAPVLDAFRIAMDGVIADDWLPAINRWVRRGILGCPSVLEIEFFDTGIPNPPFGDTIRPGPFELPDIGSSSSSRLKKLSLVGVSLGSSFAELLRSGCPVLEDLHLEDCCTEFNHIQSHTLKKLTIHICYRHSVGTLLIKAPALVKLVLDPDLSMPEYTQKNEFSLADGSTNSLVDAWVVFPNDMSPRSRVMLLGSLSNVTKLELTACFSAELMLDNELGRFPIFSNMRTLWLRGCVFGNRDGKCSTLDIFLQKTPNLKKLTLEHQRPCCCKNTFQEAGRKKRKDKTSSRALHCPDQKAFQCPNLKLIEIIYEARYTDDHHELQLFQVMRGLWRNLQQATFTVTKI, encoded by the exons ATGGAGGCCGTCACAGACCGCCGCCTCCATGCGGGCGGCTCTACCGACGACCGGCTGAGCGCCCTGCCGGACGACCTCCTCCACcgcatcctctccttcctcccgtGCCAGCGGACCGTGCAAACGACCGTGCTGTCCAAGAG GTGGCAAAAGATTGAGGATCTCGTCACCAATTTCCTCATCTTCCACAACGCTCCGGTTCTAGATGCGTTCCGGATCGCGATGGATGGCGTCATCGCCGATGATTGGCTTCCGGCCATCAACAGATGGGTTCGCCGCGGCATCCTGGGATGCCCATCGGTGCTCGAGATCGAGTTCTTCGACACCGGCATACCTAATCCGCCATTCGGCGACACGATCCGACCTGGTCCGTTTGAGTTGCCCGACATCGGATCTAGCAGTTCCAGTCGCCTCAAAAAGCTCAGCCTTGTtggcgtgtccctcggcagctccTTCGCCGAGCTGCTCCGTTCAGGATGCCCGGTACTAGAAGATCTGCACCTCGAAGATTGCTGCactgaattcaaccacatacagtcCCACACATTGAAGAAGCTAACTATCCACATATGTTATCGTCATTCAGTCGGTACCCTGCTTATCAAGGCTCCCGCTCTTGTTAAATTGGTGCTGGATCCAGATCTTTCGATGCCCGAATACACCCAGAAGAATGAGTTTTCCCTAGCTGATGGGTCGACCAACTCCCTCGTGGATGCATGGGTTGTTTTCCCAAACGACATGTCTCCGAGAAGTCGAGTCATGCTTCTAGGCAGCCTCTCCAACGTGACCAAGCTGGAGCTGACAGCATGCTTTTCGGCAGAG CTGATGCTAGATAACGAGTTGGGTCGATTCCCAATTTTCAGCAACATGAGAACCTTGTGGCTACGTGGGTGTGTATTTGGCAATCGCGACGGGAAGTGCAGCACCCTCGACATATTTCTGCAGAAGACCCCTAATCTGAAGAAGCTTACTTTGGAGCATCAGCGG CCATGCTGCTGCAAAAATACATTTCAAGAGGCGGggcgcaagaagagaaaggacaaGACAAGTAGCCGCGCCCTCCATTGTCCGGACCAAAAGGCTTTCCAGTGCCCAAACTTAAAGTTGATCGAAATCATATATGAAGCACGTTATACGGATGATCACCATGAACTCCAGCTGTTTCAAGTTAtgaggggtctttggaggaacctACAACAGGCCACTTTCACCGTTACTAAAATTTAG
- the LOC124674802 gene encoding MEIOTIC F-BOX protein MOF-like isoform X1: MEAVTDRRLHAGGSTDDRLSALPDDLLHRILSFLPCQRTVQTTVLSKRWAGLWRSAPCINIYMVYFSTRSMHRWQKIEDLVTNFLIFHNAPVLDAFRIAMDGVIADDWLPAINRWVRRGILGCPSVLEIEFFDTGIPNPPFGDTIRPGPFELPDIGSSSSSRLKKLSLVGVSLGSSFAELLRSGCPVLEDLHLEDCCTEFNHIQSHTLKKLTIHICYRHSVGTLLIKAPALVKLVLDPDLSMPEYTQKNEFSLADGSTNSLVDAWVVFPNDMSPRSRVMLLGSLSNVTKLELTACFSAELMLDNELGRFPIFSNMRTLWLRGCVFGNRDGKCSTLDIFLQKTPNLKKLTLEHQRPCCCKNTFQEAGRKKRKDKTSSRALHCPDQKAFQCPNLKLIEIIYEARYTDDHHELQLFQVMRGLWRNLQQATFTVTKI, encoded by the exons ATGGAGGCCGTCACAGACCGCCGCCTCCATGCGGGCGGCTCTACCGACGACCGGCTGAGCGCCCTGCCGGACGACCTCCTCCACcgcatcctctccttcctcccgtGCCAGCGGACCGTGCAAACGACCGTGCTGTCCAAGAGGTGGGCAGGCCTCTGGCGCTCGGCGCCATGCATCAACATCTACATGGTGTATTTCTCAACCCGTTCCATGCACAGGTGGCAAAAGATTGAGGATCTCGTCACCAATTTCCTCATCTTCCACAACGCTCCGGTTCTAGATGCGTTCCGGATCGCGATGGATGGCGTCATCGCCGATGATTGGCTTCCGGCCATCAACAGATGGGTTCGCCGCGGCATCCTGGGATGCCCATCGGTGCTCGAGATCGAGTTCTTCGACACCGGCATACCTAATCCGCCATTCGGCGACACGATCCGACCTGGTCCGTTTGAGTTGCCCGACATCGGATCTAGCAGTTCCAGTCGCCTCAAAAAGCTCAGCCTTGTtggcgtgtccctcggcagctccTTCGCCGAGCTGCTCCGTTCAGGATGCCCGGTACTAGAAGATCTGCACCTCGAAGATTGCTGCactgaattcaaccacatacagtcCCACACATTGAAGAAGCTAACTATCCACATATGTTATCGTCATTCAGTCGGTACCCTGCTTATCAAGGCTCCCGCTCTTGTTAAATTGGTGCTGGATCCAGATCTTTCGATGCCCGAATACACCCAGAAGAATGAGTTTTCCCTAGCTGATGGGTCGACCAACTCCCTCGTGGATGCATGGGTTGTTTTCCCAAACGACATGTCTCCGAGAAGTCGAGTCATGCTTCTAGGCAGCCTCTCCAACGTGACCAAGCTGGAGCTGACAGCATGCTTTTCGGCAGAG CTGATGCTAGATAACGAGTTGGGTCGATTCCCAATTTTCAGCAACATGAGAACCTTGTGGCTACGTGGGTGTGTATTTGGCAATCGCGACGGGAAGTGCAGCACCCTCGACATATTTCTGCAGAAGACCCCTAATCTGAAGAAGCTTACTTTGGAGCATCAGCGG CCATGCTGCTGCAAAAATACATTTCAAGAGGCGGggcgcaagaagagaaaggacaaGACAAGTAGCCGCGCCCTCCATTGTCCGGACCAAAAGGCTTTCCAGTGCCCAAACTTAAAGTTGATCGAAATCATATATGAAGCACGTTATACGGATGATCACCATGAACTCCAGCTGTTTCAAGTTAtgaggggtctttggaggaacctACAACAGGCCACTTTCACCGTTACTAAAATTTAG